A window from Chitinispirillales bacterium ANBcel5 encodes these proteins:
- a CDS encoding helix-turn-helix transcriptional regulator, which yields MKKKKPGPKRGTKHSDIKRSPLGQRLFDARKVRGITQQELANKLGITKRMVANYEGNSEGPSVERLEDIAKALNVTVSYLLGESTLKTVKEDISPNIRKHIEVLKELPQKDQKKVLEYAELLKTCKKDIQ from the coding sequence ATGAAGAAGAAAAAGCCTGGCCCAAAAAGGGGCACAAAACATTCTGATATAAAGCGTTCGCCATTAGGTCAGCGGCTTTTCGATGCAAGAAAGGTTCGCGGCATCACCCAACAAGAGCTTGCAAATAAACTTGGGATCACCAAACGGATGGTTGCAAACTATGAAGGTAATTCTGAAGGACCATCGGTTGAACGACTTGAAGACATAGCTAAAGCTCTTAACGTAACTGTTAGCTACCTACTGGGCGAGAGCACTCTGAAAACAGTTAAGGAAGATATATCACCAAATATCCGCAAACATATTGAAGTTCTTAAGGAACTCCCCCAGAAGGACCAAAAGAAAGTTTTGGAATACGCTGAGCTGCTCAAGACCTGCAAAAAAGATATCCAGTGA